A portion of the Wolbachia endosymbiont of Oedothorax gibbosus genome contains these proteins:
- a CDS encoding IS982 family transposase: MNKNVTELFCFVDDFCKAINKNFAEKLLPNSKKPTRTPEITHSEILTIILLYQQSRCEDFKSFYTYYLKALYGSEFQNLPTYSRFIRLKPRVLWYLALLLQWLCEQSKMTGISYIDATSIAVCHPKRISRNKVFKGLAKLGKTTYGWFFGFKLHMVINEKGEIQGVTLTKGNVDDRKPVPKLTEKLTGLLFGDKGYIKKELFAKLFDRGLKLVTKVKKGMKNTLMLLEEKIFLRKRSIIETVFGYLKDRLELEHSRHRSPINFLVHVFSTLVSYSMKPKKPCISRFYYID, translated from the coding sequence ATGAATAAAAATGTAACAGAATTATTTTGCTTTGTAGACGATTTTTGCAAGGCTATAAACAAAAATTTCGCAGAAAAACTCCTGCCAAACAGTAAAAAACCTACCAGAACGCCAGAGATTACGCATTCTGAAATTCTTACTATAATTTTACTTTATCAACAATCTAGATGTGAGGACTTTAAATCTTTCTATACATATTATTTGAAAGCACTATATGGATCTGAGTTTCAAAATTTGCCAACATATAGTAGATTTATTAGGCTAAAACCGAGGGTTTTATGGTATTTAGCATTACTTTTGCAATGGCTATGTGAGCAGTCGAAAATGACAGGGATTTCGTACATAGATGCAACATCTATCGCTGTTTGCCATCCAAAAAGAATCTCAAGAAACAAAGTTTTCAAAGGATTGGCAAAGCTTGGAAAGACTACATATGGCTGGTTTTTTGGTTTTAAATTGCATATGGTAATTAATGAAAAAGGTGAAATTCAAGGAGTTACACTTACTAAAGGTAACGTTGACGACAGAAAACCAGTACCAAAATTAACTGAAAAACTGACTGGTCTTTTGTTTGGTGATAAGGGCTATATAAAGAAAGAGCTCTTTGCAAAACTCTTCGATAGAGGACTAAAACTCGTTACCAAAGTAAAAAAAGGTATGAAAAACACATTAATGCTACTTGAAGAAAAGATTTTTTTAAGAAAAAGGTCGATTATTGAAACAGTTTTTGGCTACCTAAAAGACAGACTTGAGCTTGAGCATTCAAGGCACAGGTCTCCAATAAATTTCTTGGTGCACGTCTTTTCCACATTAGTTTCATATTCCATGAAGCCTAAAAAGCCCTGTATTTCTAGATTTTACTATATTGATTAA